A region from the Manihot esculenta cultivar AM560-2 chromosome 13, M.esculenta_v8, whole genome shotgun sequence genome encodes:
- the LOC110607959 gene encoding receptor-like protein 7 has protein sequence MESPPLFVRLLSFLMLTTLCHAIAFTQSFNSSIQRCHDDESLALLQFKNSFNISSSCSYSKLESWKLNQGLESWKLNQGVRLGECCLWDGVECDEKTNHVVSLDLIESYIYGSINSNSTLFRLVHLQRLNLGSNDFIHSQIPSEIGQLSRLTHLDLSFSGFSSEIPAEISNLSSLVSLDLSRNLDFISYDGLLKLRKTSFRGLVQNMTNLKELDLEYVDISSTVPKVLANLSSLESLHLCGCELHGEFPASIFSLSNLKIIDLCENINLTGFLPDFHPRSHLERLRLFSTSFYGKLVRALYNGYKWPPSVLENFRIGFLQPYPVSQLLAEPTWVGISRPFFKQLTGSNPFMDVFHKYKFHGFFESFS, from the exons ATGGAGTCACCACCTTTGTTCGTTCGGTTGCTTTCCTTTCTCATGTTGACGACGTTGTGCCATGCTATAGCATTTACGCAGTCTTTTAACTCTTCTATTCAACGATGCCATGATGATGAAAGCTTGGCCTTGCTGCAATTCAAAAATAGCTTCAACATCTCTAGCTCTTGTTCTTATTCAAAGCTTGAATCATGGAAGCTAAATCAAGGT CTTGAATCATGGAAGCTAAATCAAGGTGTAAGATTAGGTGAGTGTTGCTTATGGGATGGTGTGGAGTGCGATGAGAAAACTAATCATGTCGTTAGCCTTGACTTAATTGAGAGTTATATTTATGGATCGATCAACTCCAACAGCACTCTCTTTCGCCTTGTCCATCTTCAAAGACTTAATCTTGGAAGCAACGACTTCATCCACTCTCAAATCCCATCCGAAATAGGCCAACTCTCGAGGTTAACTCATCTCGACCTTTCTTTTTCTGGCTTTTCTAGCGAAATCCCAGCTGAAATCTCTAATCTTTCAAGCTTGGTTTCCCTTGATCTATCTCGTAATCTTGATTTCATTAGTTATGATGGATTATTGAAGCTCCGTAAGACTAGCTTCAGAGGTCTAGTTCAAAACATGACCAATTTGAAGGAACTTGATCTAGAATACGTGGACATTTCTTCAACGGTACCTAAGGTTCTCGCAAATCTTTCATCTTTGGAGTCTCTCCATCTTTGTGGTTGTGAATTGCATGGTGAATTTCCGGCGAGCATTTTCTCGCTTTCGAACTTAAAGATAATCGACTTATGCGAAAATATAAATCTAACAGGTTTTTTGCCTGATTTCCACCCGAGAAGTCACCTTGAAAGATTGAGGCTCTTCTCAACAAGTTTTTATGGAAAG CTTGTCCGTGCACTCTACAATGGCTACAAATGGCCACCTTCCGTACTTGAGAACTTTAGGATTGGCTTCTTGCAACCTTACCCAGTTTCCCAACTTCTTGCAGAACCAACATGGGTGGGAATATCTAGACCTTTCTTCAAACAGCTTACAGGCTCAAATCCCTTCATGGATGTGTTCCATAAGTACAAATTTCATGGATTTTTTGAATCTTTCTCATAA
- the LOC110607958 gene encoding receptor-like protein 7, protein MGTGNTTYTPQDNHRTTELSDNEVTTFLGLADESLALLQFKNSFNISSSYSYSKLESWKLNQGVRLGECCLWYGVECDEKTNHVVSLDLSESCIYGSINSNSTHFRLVHLQRLNLGSNDFIHSQIPSEIGQLSRLTHLNLSFSGFSSEIPDEISNLSSLVSLDLSRNLDFISYDGLLKLRKTSFRGLVQNMTNLKELDLEYVDISSTVPKVLANLSSLESLHLCGCELHGEFSTSIFWLPNLKIIDLCENINLTGFFPDFQPRSHLERLRLFSTSFYGKLVRALYNGYKWPPSVLESFRIGFLKPYPVSQLLAEPTWLGISRPFFK, encoded by the exons ATGGGCACAGGCAACACCACCTACACTCCACAAGACAACCACCGTACAACAGAATTATCTGACAATGAAGTCACCACCTTT CTTGGCCTTGCTGATGAAAGCTTGGCCTTGCTGCAATTCAAAAATAGCTTCAACATCTCTAGCTCTTATTCTTATTCAAAGCTTGAATCATGGAAGCTAAATCAAGGTGTAAGATTAGGTGAGTGTTGCTTATGGTATGGTGTGGAGTGCGATGAGAAAACTAATCATGTCGTTAGCCTTGACTTAAGTGAGAGTTGTATTTATGGATCGATCAACTCCAACAGCACTCACTTTCGCCTTGTCCATCTTCAAAGACTTAATCTTGGAAGCAACGACTTCATCCACTCTCAAATCCCATCCGAAATAGGCCAACTCTCGAGGTTAACTCATCTCAACCTTTCTTTTTCTGGCTTTTCTAGCGAAATCCCAGATGAAATCTCTAATCTTTCAAGCTTGGTTTCCCTTGATCTATCTCGTAATCTTGATTTCATTAGTTATGATGGATTATTGAAGCTCCGTAAGACTAGCTTCAGAGGTCTAGTTCAAAACATGACCAATTTGAAGGAACTTGATCTAGAATACGTGGACATTTCTTCAACGGTACCTAAGGTTCTCGCAAATCTTTCATCTTTGGAGTCTCTCCATCTTTGTGGTTGTGAATTGCATGGTGAATTTTCGACGAGCATTTTCTGGCTTCCGAACTTAAAGATAATCGACTTATGCGAAAATATAAATCTAACAGGTTTTTTTCCTGACTTCCAACCGAGAAGTCACCTTGAAAGATTGAGGCTCTTCTCAACAAGTTTTTATGGAAAA CTTGTCCGTGCACTCTACAATGGCTACAAATGGCCACCTTCCGTACTTGAGAGCTTTAGGATTGGCTTCTTGAAACCTTATCCAGTTTCCCAACTTCTTGCAGAACCAACATGGCTTGGAATATCTAGACCTTTCTTCAAATAG
- the LOC110607957 gene encoding receptor-like protein 43 → MESPPLFVRFLSFLMLTTLCHAIAFTQSFNSSIQRCHDDESLALLQFKNSFNISSSCSYSKLESWKLNQGVRSGECCSWDGVECDEKTNHVVSVDLSESCIYGSINSNSTLFRLVHFQRLNLGSNDFIHSQIPSEIGQLSRLTHLDSCFSGFSGEIPAGISNLSSLVSLDLSRNLDFISYDGLLKLRQTSFRGLVQNMTNFKELDLECMDISSTVLANLSSLESLHLCCCELHGEFPASIFWLPNLKIINLCENINLTGFLPDFHPRSHLERLRLFSISFYGKVPPSIGNLTNLENQLTGPIPSQINNLTSLSSLCLSSNKLQGSIPINFTRLNQLEFLDLHSNTLAGSLDLSSFFQLNHDLSVLDLRRNNFHGIIPAACRDDCKLRMISISYNQLQGQVPKSLANCSSLQSKTQNQRLPKSSNHRLIRQCFVGKLPSVYLDMWEAMKTIQANHMTYMGENMRPNFTDVDTYYGEYDYSMTMFNKGVKLEYDKIQDIFLAIDFSNNRFEGKIPEIIGNHKGLNLLNLSNNLLKGHIPPSLASLSLLEGLDLSKNKLSGKIPPELAQLTFLAFFNVSYKELEGPIPQGKQFDTFQSNQYEGNLGLYGAPLTKKCEDFGDSPPFFPTSDDESISLECKPSDLRRCTYYQTRSVSTNSQLL, encoded by the exons ATGGAGTCACCACCTTTGTTCGTTCGGtttctttcctttctcatgTTGACGACGTTGTGCCATGCTATAGCATTTACGCAGTCTTTTAACTCTTCTATTCAACGATGCCATGATGATGAAAGCTTGGCCTTGCTGCAATTCAAAAATAGCTTCAACATCTCTAGCTCTTGTTCTTATTCAAAGCTTGAATCATGGAAGCTAAATCAAGGCGTAAGATCAGGTGAGTGTTGCTCATGGGATGGTGTGGAGTGCGATGAGAAAACTAATCATGTCGTTAGCGTTGACCTAAGTGAGAGTTGTATTTATGGGTCGATCAACTCCAACAGCACTCTCTTTCGCCTTGTCCATTTTCAAAGACTTAATCTTGGAAGCAACGACTTCATCCACTCTCAAATCCCATCCGAAATAGGCCAACTATCGAGGTTAACTCATCTCGACTCTTGCTTTTCTGGCTTTTCTGGCGAAATCCCAGCTGGAATCTCTAATCTTTCAAGCTTGGTTTCCCTTGATCTATCTCGTAATCTTGATTTCATTAGTTATGATGGATTATTGAAGCTCCGTCAGACTAGCTTTAGAGGTCTAGTTCAAAACATGACCAATTTCAAGGAACTTGATCTAGAATGCATGGACATTTCTTCAACGGTTCTCGCAAATCTTTCATCTTTGGAGTCTCTCCATCTTTGTTGTTGTGAATTGCACGGTGAATTTCCGGCGAGCATTTTCTGGCTTCCGAACTTAAAGATAATCAACTTATGCGAAAATATAAATCTAACAGGTTTTTTGCCTGACTTCCACCCGAGAAGTCACCTTGAAAGATTGAGGCTCTTCTCAATAAGTTTTTATGGAAAAGTACCTCCTTCTATTGGAAACCTTACTAATCTT GAAAATCAACTTACTGGTCCAATCCCATCCCAGATTAACAATCTCACCTCGCTATCCTCGTTGTGCCTTTCATCAAATAAATTGCAAGGTTCAATTCCTATCAATTTCACTCGACTCAATCAACTTGAATTCCTTGATCTTCATTCAAATACTTTAGCTGGGTCATTGGATCTAAGCTCATTCTTTCAGCTCAACCA TGATCTGTCTGTGTTGGATTTGAGAAGAAACAATTTTCATGGAATTATTCCTGCAGCCTGTAGAGATGATTGTAAATTGAGAATGATTAGCATCAGTTACAATCAATTACAAGGACAAGTTCCAAAATCATTAGCCAATTGTTCATCGTTACA ATCAAAAACCCAAAACCAAAGGCTTCCCAAGTCTTCGAATCATCGACTTATCCGGCAATGTTTCGTCGGAAAGCTGCCATCGGTGTACTTAGACATGTGGGAAGCCATGAAAACCATCCAAGCAAACCACATGACATACATGGGGGAAAATATGAGGCCCAATTTCACAGACGTTGATACCTACTATGGGGAATATGATTACTCAATGACTATGTTCAACAAAGGAGTGAAACTGGAATACGACAAGATTCAAGATATTTTCCTTGCCATTGATTTCTCCAACAacagatttgaaggaaaaatccCAGAAATCATTGGAAACCATAAAGGGCTTAATCTCCTCAACCTTTCAAACAACCTTCTCAAGGGTCACATACCACCATCTTTAGCAAGTTTGAGCTTATTAGAGGGATTAGATCTTTCAAAGAACAAGCTTTCAGGAAAGATACCTCCAGAGCTCGCTCAGCTCACTTTCCTTGCTTTCTTTAATGTCTCTTACAAGGAGCTTGAAGGGCCAATACCACAAGGGAAACAATTTGATACATTTCAGAGCAATCAATATGAGGGGAACTTGGGATTATATGGAGCTCCTTTGACAAAGAAATGTGAAGATTTTGGGGACTCACCACCATTTTTTCCAACTTCGGATGATGAAAGCATATCTCTGGAGTGCAAACCCTCAGATTTACGCAGATGCACTTATTATCAGACTAGATCTGTGAGTACAAACTCTCAGCTATTATGA
- the LOC110607956 gene encoding receptor like protein 27, whose translation MDFLNLSHNLLTGFEQNPVIFQWAQIRTLDLRSNQLQGSLPLPPPSTISYLISHNQLTGELSPLIFNLYSLEILDVSFNNLTRQLPHCLSNFSSLSVLDLKRNNFHGIIPAAWRDDCKLRMISISYNQLQVQVPKSLANCSSLQLVDFGNNQITDTFPSWLGNLSELRILILRSNHFYGVIDQKPKTKGFPSLRIIDLSGNGFVGKLPSEYIDMWEAMKTIQANHMTYMGENIRPNFIDVDTYYGEYDYSMTMFNKGVKLEYDKIQDIFLAIDFSNNRFERKIPEIIGNLKGLNLLNLSNNLLKGHIPPS comes from the coding sequence ATGGATTTTTTGAATCTTTCTCATAACCTTTTAACTGGGTTTGAACAAAATCCTGTTATTTTTCAATGGGCTCAGATTCGAACCCTAGATCTTAGGTCTAATCAGCTTCAAGGATCCCTTCCATTGCCACCACCATCCACCATTTCCTACCTGATTTCACACAACCAATTGACAGGTGAACTTTCTCCGttgattttcaatttatattCTCTTGAAATTCTGGACGTATCCTTCAATAATTTAACCCGTCAACTTCCTCATTGTTTGAGCAATTTCAGTTCACTGTCTGTGTTGGATTTGAAAAGAAACAATTTTCATGGAATTATTCCTGCAGCCTGGAGAGACGATTGTAAATTGAGAATGATTAGCATCAGTTACAATCAATTACAAGTACAAGTTCCAAAATCATTAGCCAATTGTTCATCGTTACAGTTGGTTGATTTTGGTAACAACCAAATAACTGATACATTTCCTTCTTGGTTAGGAAACCTTTCAGAGTTGAGAATTCTGATTTTGAGATCTAACCATTTTTATGGTGTGATAGATCAAAAACCCAAAACCAAAGGCTTCCCAAGTCTTCGAATCATCGACTTATCCGGCAATGGTTTCGTTGGAAAGCTGCCATCGGAGTACATAGACATGTGGGAAGCCATGAAAACCATCCAAGCAAACCACATGACATACATGGGGGAAAATATAAGGCCCAATTTCATAGACGTTGATACTTACTATGGGGAATATGATTACTCAATGACTATGTTCAACAAAGGAGTGAAACTGGAATACGACAAGATTCAAGATATTTTCCTTGCCATTGATTTCTCCAACAAcagatttgaaagaaaaatcCCAGAAATCATTGGAAACCTTAAAGGGCTTAATCTCCTCAACCTTTCAAACAACCTTCTCAAGGGTCACATACCACCATCTTAA